A stretch of the Actinopolymorpha sp. NPDC004070 genome encodes the following:
- a CDS encoding tyrosine-protein phosphatase: MTGSKRAPLEWPDCLNARDLGGLPTRDGSRIRSRALIRSDNLTRLTTAGVDAVRAAGVTRIVDVRTAQECTDFPSPFAGESLLLNCPLARDGDPYDPAWPMERQYAEMLDQNPDLLAAAVAAVADAPPGGVVVHCHAGKDRSGMVVALTLSLVGVPADVVVADYAALDDRMRAHLAELVLLVEDPLERAQLAEAFSARPESMRSALDHMDSRYGGVDSYLRLGGLTAAQAEALRSRLVGW; encoded by the coding sequence ATGACCGGCTCGAAGCGCGCACCGTTGGAGTGGCCCGACTGCCTGAACGCTCGCGACCTCGGCGGTCTGCCCACCCGGGACGGCAGCCGGATCAGGTCCCGCGCACTGATTCGCTCGGACAATCTGACCCGGCTGACCACTGCGGGAGTCGACGCGGTGCGCGCCGCGGGCGTGACCCGGATCGTGGACGTGCGCACGGCCCAGGAGTGCACGGACTTTCCGTCGCCGTTCGCTGGTGAGTCGCTGCTCCTGAACTGCCCGCTCGCCAGGGACGGTGATCCGTACGATCCGGCGTGGCCGATGGAGCGCCAGTACGCGGAGATGCTCGACCAGAACCCCGACCTGCTTGCCGCGGCTGTCGCCGCCGTCGCGGACGCACCCCCGGGCGGTGTGGTCGTGCACTGCCATGCCGGCAAGGACCGGTCGGGCATGGTGGTCGCTTTGACGTTGAGCCTGGTGGGCGTCCCAGCGGATGTCGTGGTGGCCGACTACGCGGCCCTGGACGACCGTATGCGCGCCCATCTCGCCGAACTGGTCCTGCTGGTGGAGGACCCGCTCGAACGTGCCCAGCTCGCCGAGGCGTTCTCGGCTCGCCCCGAGTCGATGCGGTCGGCGCTTGACCACATGGACAGCCGGTACGGAGGAGTTGACTCGTACCTCCGGCTCGGCGGCCTGACCGCCGCGCAGGCCGAGGCGCTCAGGTCGAGGCTTGTCGGTTGGTGA